A portion of the Candidatus Hydrogenedentota bacterium genome contains these proteins:
- a CDS encoding ATP-binding cassette domain-containing protein: MPEAPPLLETHDLVKAFKKRTVVRDVSITLAPGEIVGLLGPNGAGKTTTFNMIVGLLRPDGGRIEFNG, from the coding sequence ATGCCCGAGGCGCCTCCCTTGCTCGAAACGCACGACCTCGTCAAGGCGTTCAAGAAACGCACCGTCGTGCGCGATGTGTCGATCACCCTGGCGCCCGGCGAAATCGTCGGCCTGCTCGGGCCGAACGGCGCGGGCAAGACGACCACCTTCAACATGATCGTCGGGTTGCTCCGCCCGGACGGCGGCCGTATCGAATTCAACGGG